The Pirellulales bacterium genome contains a region encoding:
- a CDS encoding GNAT family acetyltransferase encodes MRFRFFNGPMTGMHIRRFQSADEQPVVALWHRCGLTRPWNDPNRDIRRKLGVQPELFLVGTLDEQVVATVMAGYDGHRGWLYYLAVDPGQQRRGFGREIVTAAERLLANLGCPKINLQVRTDNVAVVEFYRRLGFCRDEVVSLGKRLVPDS; translated from the coding sequence ATGCGATTTCGTTTTTTCAACGGACCTATGACAGGCATGCACATCCGTAGGTTTCAATCCGCCGATGAACAGCCCGTCGTCGCGCTTTGGCATCGTTGCGGCCTGACGCGCCCCTGGAATGACCCCAATCGAGATATTCGGCGGAAACTGGGCGTTCAGCCCGAGTTGTTCCTGGTTGGCACCCTGGACGAACAGGTCGTAGCCACGGTCATGGCCGGCTACGACGGCCATCGCGGCTGGCTCTATTATTTGGCCGTCGATCCCGGGCAGCAGCGACGAGGTTTCGGGCGCGAGATCGTGACGGCCGCCGAACGGCTGCTGGCGAACTTGGGCTGTCCCAAAATCAACCTGCAAGTTCGCACGGACAATGTTGCCGTCGTCGAATTCTACCGCCGCCTGGGCTTCTGCAGGGACGAAGTCGTGAGTTTGGGAAAGCGGCTCGTGCCGGACAGCTAA